A genome region from Penaeus chinensis breed Huanghai No. 1 chromosome 15, ASM1920278v2, whole genome shotgun sequence includes the following:
- the LOC125033024 gene encoding DNA damage-regulated autophagy modulator protein 2-like, with protein MGSGLSWLPLVTGSLLPLTFLATYVWSVVTGHVEPDFPYISATGTYPPESCFFGQMLNIDAVLLAALVWVRHKIILDYCAKNIAPKTLPSRSKVASFFGYAASLGISLVGNFQATNFISIHLLGAWLAFGVGNVYIWMLAVMSYSLEPRVNSRAVSHLRVICSFLASAMGVLTVVFSYLHARDNKDVAYWTAEHSWMRDRNSWAYHVVATASEWVLAGAFYVVMLTLVPEFKRVSVQGMVVELERDRRQVRGDDSRSTGTVNESFTETVRL; from the exons GTATGTCTGGTCGGTAGTTACGGGGCATGTTGAACCGGACTTCCCCTACATCAGCGCCACGGGGACCTACCCGCCAGAGAGCTGCTTCTTCGGACAGATGCTTAACATTGACGCTGTGCTGT TGGCAGCCCTGGTGTGGGTGAGGCACAAGATAATCCTCGACTACTGCGCCAAGAACATTGCCCCGAAGACGCTTCCGTCCAGGAGCAAAGTGGCTTCCTTCTTCGGGTATGCAGCTTCCCTTGGGATCTCTTTGGTTGGGAACTTTCAG GCCACCAATTTCATAAGCATTCACCTTCTTGGCGCCTGGCTGGCCTTCGGGGTgggaaatgtatacatatggatgctG GCGGTGATGTCGTATAGTCTGGAGCCGCGAGTGAACAGCCGAGCAGTATCGCATTTACGTGTCATCTGCTCCTTCCTTGCCAGCGCCATGGGCGTGTTAACGGTCGTCTTCAGTTACCTACACGCACGAGACAACAAAGACGTGG CTTACTGGACAGCAGAGCACAGCTGGATGAGAGATCGAAACAGCTGGGCCTATCACGTCGTAGCCACAGCTTCGGAGTGGGTCCTTGCTGGTGCCTTTTACGTTGTCATGTTGACCCTTGTCCCAG AGTTCAAGCGTGTGTCGGTGCAGGGGATGGTGGTAGAGCTGGAGAGAGACCGCAGACAAGTAAGAGGAGATGACAGTCGAAGCACTGGCACGGTCAATGAGTCCTTCACGGAGACTGTCAG ATTATGA